Below is a genomic region from Borreliella mayonii.
CAAATTTCTAGTAATAAATCTAACAGAGAGTTTAATTCTTTGGAAAAAGGTTTATCAGACAAAATAAAGCATCATCAAAAACATTCTTATGAGCTTTATCAAGATATGATCAATTCTAATATCCCAAAAGAACTCTCAAGAATAGTTTTGCCCTTAAGTTTATATACTGAATGGTATTGGCAAATTGATTTAAATAATCTTTTTCATTTTATTAAATTGCGATTAGCTTTAGACAGTCCAAAAGAAATTAAAGAGAATTCACCAAAAGAAATGCGAGAATATGCTAAAGCATTGATAAGCATAGTAAAAGAAATTGTACCCATCGCTTTTAGTAGTTTTGAAAATCATTTTTTAAGAGGAAAGAGATTTTCTCGTGAAGAGATAATAGCAATTGTTAATGCTTTGGATTTAAATAAGCTTAGTATGGATGCTAAAAAATTAGATTTATTGAAAGATAAGCTAAGAATTGATTGATTTTTATGCGGTTATTACCTTTTGTTATAAAAATTTAGATTTACGTCCAAAAATTAATTTTTCAGCCGAAAATGTAATTTTAAAAAGATAATAAGGATAACATTTAATTATAAAGAGTATTAAAATAAGAGTTTATTAGTATACTAATAAACTCTTATTA
It encodes:
- the thyX gene encoding FAD-dependent thymidylate synthase; the protein is MNKEYKILDNGFLKLIDFMGDDKRIVKAARISYRGESVKRRDEELIDYLIRNGHTSPLEQVVFTFHVKAPIFIARQWMRHRTARINEVSGCYSLARDEFYVPLEEDLKCQISSNKSNREFNSLEKGLSDKIKHHQKHSYELYQDMINSNIPKELSRIVLPLSLYTEWYWQIDLNNLFHFIKLRLALDSPKEIKENSPKEMREYAKALISIVKEIVPIAFSSFENHFLRGKRFSREEIIAIVNALDLNKLSMDAKKLDLLKDKLRID